One genomic segment of Acidimicrobiales bacterium includes these proteins:
- the folB gene encoding dihydroneopterin aldolase: MSDRIELRGLRVSAVCGVLPEEKVRRQPLELDLDVYADLTAALTTDDLADTVDYGTLCALVACIADRESFDLMERFASRVAEDILATSGVEAVTVAVRKLRPPVPEDLATSGVRIHRTA; the protein is encoded by the coding sequence GTGAGCGACCGGATCGAGTTGAGAGGCCTGCGCGTCTCGGCCGTCTGCGGCGTCCTTCCCGAGGAGAAAGTCCGTCGCCAGCCCCTCGAGCTCGACCTCGACGTGTACGCCGACCTAACTGCCGCTTTGACCACCGACGACCTGGCCGACACGGTGGACTATGGCACCCTGTGCGCCCTGGTGGCCTGCATCGCCGACCGGGAGTCGTTCGACCTGATGGAGCGGTTCGCCAGTCGGGTGGCCGAGGACATCCTGGCCACCAGCGGCGTGGAGGCGGTGACGGTGGCGGTGCGGAAGCTGCGTCCTCCCGTACCAGAGGACCTCGCCACCAGCGGGGTGCGGATCCACCGCACGGCATGA
- the folP gene encoding dihydropteroate synthase, giving the protein MSTLTTETVPEGPHVACSPGGVMGVLNVTPDSFSDGGCFLDYGEAVSHGRAMVAEGATILDVGGESTRPGATPVGVDEEVARVVPVVAGLADLPEVANGRVRISIDTRHAEVARRAVAVGATIVNDVSSTLDEVAADLGVGWVAMHMQGDPRTMQDEPAYDNVVVEVRDFLVDRAERAAAAGVPEVWIDPGIGFGKTTGHNLALLARLDALVSTGWPVVLGVSRKRFLGELTGCSDQRGADGTVEPTPVDDRREASVAMAAWAFLQGVRVVRAHDVRATVQASRVVG; this is encoded by the coding sequence ATGTCCACTCTGACTACCGAGACCGTCCCGGAGGGGCCACACGTCGCTTGCTCTCCCGGAGGCGTTATGGGCGTCCTGAACGTCACACCAGACTCGTTCTCCGACGGGGGGTGCTTCCTCGACTACGGGGAGGCCGTGTCCCACGGCCGAGCCATGGTGGCGGAGGGGGCCACCATCCTCGATGTGGGTGGGGAGTCGACCCGTCCAGGTGCCACGCCGGTCGGCGTGGACGAGGAGGTGGCCCGGGTGGTGCCGGTGGTGGCCGGACTGGCGGACCTCCCGGAAGTGGCCAACGGCCGGGTCCGCATCTCGATCGACACCCGCCACGCCGAGGTGGCTCGCCGGGCTGTGGCCGTCGGGGCCACCATCGTTAACGACGTCAGTTCCACCCTGGACGAGGTGGCTGCCGACCTAGGCGTGGGGTGGGTGGCCATGCACATGCAGGGCGATCCACGGACCATGCAGGACGAGCCGGCTTACGACAACGTGGTGGTCGAGGTCCGTGACTTTCTGGTCGACCGGGCCGAACGGGCCGCCGCCGCCGGGGTACCGGAGGTGTGGATCGACCCGGGTATTGGATTCGGCAAGACCACCGGCCACAACCTGGCCCTACTGGCCCGCCTGGACGCTCTGGTGTCCACCGGATGGCCGGTGGTCCTGGGGGTCAGTCGCAAGCGCTTTCTGGGCGAGCTCACCGGGTGCAGTGACCAGCGGGGGGCCGACGGGACGGTTGAGCCGACCCCGGTTGACGACCGGCGGGAAGCCTCGGTAGCTATGGCGGCCTGGGCCTTCCTGCAGGGGGTCAGGGTGGTGCGGGCCCACGACGTCCGAGCCACGGTGCAGGCCTCAAGGGTGGTCGGATGA
- the lysS gene encoding lysine--tRNA ligase — translation MSGTGGVPYRFEPTATAAAVEAEHAGLADGEESGVVVTVAGRLMLRRDQGKLAFGDLQDGTGRVQLFAMERSTPDFESFTGLHLGDWIGVTGEVLRTRRGELSIRVDSWVRLAEARRGFPDKWHGITDVDIRYRQRYVDLWVTEESRDTFVARSRIFSATRRWLEDRGFLEVETPVFHPIPGGALARPFTTHHNALDLELYLRIAPELYLKRLTVGGFDRVFEIARVFRNEGLSTRHNPEFTMLELYQAYADYGDIMCLVEDLVSHLAFELHGTTALSYDGRDLDLAAPWRRATLLELLEEHGGLSVDLDTPRDELVRLCGERDIPVENHHGPGKLIMELYEKTTEPELWGPVFVTDYPKEVSPLSRDHRDRPGWVERFEGIVAGREICNAFTELVDPAEQRIRFEAQEVGKAAGDAEAMAVDEDYLRALEYGLPPTGGLGIGMDRLVMLLTGTTTIRDVILFPTLRPEQ, via the coding sequence GTGAGCGGAACAGGCGGCGTGCCATACCGCTTCGAGCCAACAGCCACCGCGGCAGCTGTCGAGGCCGAGCACGCCGGCCTGGCCGACGGCGAGGAGTCCGGTGTCGTGGTTACGGTGGCCGGCCGCCTGATGCTGCGGCGCGACCAGGGCAAGTTGGCCTTCGGGGACCTGCAAGACGGCACCGGGCGGGTGCAGCTCTTCGCCATGGAGCGGTCAACGCCCGACTTCGAGAGCTTTACCGGGCTCCACCTAGGGGACTGGATCGGGGTGACCGGGGAGGTCCTGCGGACCCGTCGGGGTGAACTCAGCATCCGGGTCGACTCCTGGGTCCGTCTGGCCGAGGCCCGTCGGGGCTTTCCCGACAAGTGGCACGGCATTACCGACGTCGACATCCGGTACCGCCAGCGGTACGTGGACCTGTGGGTCACCGAGGAATCGCGCGACACCTTCGTAGCTCGCAGCCGGATCTTCTCAGCCACCCGCCGGTGGTTGGAGGACCGGGGCTTCCTGGAGGTCGAGACGCCGGTCTTTCATCCCATCCCTGGTGGAGCCCTGGCCCGGCCGTTCACCACCCATCACAATGCCCTGGACCTGGAGCTCTACCTGCGGATCGCCCCCGAGCTCTACCTCAAGCGCCTGACGGTGGGTGGCTTCGACCGGGTGTTTGAGATCGCCCGGGTGTTCCGCAACGAGGGCCTGTCGACCCGCCACAACCCCGAGTTCACAATGCTGGAGCTGTACCAGGCCTACGCCGACTACGGCGACATCATGTGCCTTGTGGAGGACCTGGTGTCCCACCTGGCCTTCGAGTTGCACGGCACCACCGCGCTCTCTTACGACGGCCGGGACCTGGACCTGGCGGCACCGTGGCGGCGTGCCACGCTGCTGGAGCTCCTGGAAGAGCACGGGGGCCTATCGGTGGACCTCGACACGCCCCGGGACGAACTGGTCAGGTTGTGTGGGGAGCGGGACATCCCAGTCGAGAACCACCACGGCCCCGGCAAGCTCATTATGGAGCTATACGAGAAAACCACCGAGCCGGAACTCTGGGGGCCTGTGTTCGTCACCGACTACCCAAAGGAGGTCTCACCCCTGTCGCGCGACCACCGGGACCGGCCGGGCTGGGTGGAACGCTTCGAGGGGATCGTGGCCGGGCGGGAGATCTGCAACGCCTTCACCGAGTTGGTGGACCCGGCGGAGCAGCGGATCCGGTTTGAGGCCCAGGAGGTCGGGAAGGCGGCGGGCGACGCCGAGGCCATGGCCGTGGACGAGGACTACCTGCGGGCCCTGGAGTACGGCCTCCCGCCCACCGGCGGCCTGGGGATTGGTATGGACCGCCTGGTGATGCTGCTAACCGGCACCACCACTATCCGCGACGTCATCCTGTTCCCGACGCTTCGACCCGAGCAGTAG
- the hpt gene encoding hypoxanthine phosphoribosyltransferase, translated as MAVDPSASATSDGYTAGRLLVSEEDLQARIRALGEEITADYAGRAPLLVGVLKGAFMFMSDLARAIDLPVEFDFMAVSSYGHSTRSSGVVRIVKDLDLDLAGRDVILVEDIVDSGLTLNYLRRNLLARNPASLEVCALLVRENHRVDGAVLRYEGFRVPGDFLVGYGLDVNERFRNLPDIRVVVSEPDDGESG; from the coding sequence ATGGCCGTAGACCCGTCCGCGTCCGCCACGTCCGACGGGTACACCGCCGGTCGACTACTGGTCTCCGAAGAAGACCTCCAGGCCCGGATCCGGGCCCTGGGCGAGGAGATCACCGCCGACTACGCCGGTCGGGCCCCGTTGCTGGTCGGGGTACTCAAGGGCGCCTTCATGTTCATGAGTGACCTGGCCCGAGCCATCGATCTGCCGGTCGAGTTTGACTTCATGGCCGTGTCCTCCTACGGCCACTCCACCCGGTCGTCCGGGGTGGTGCGGATCGTTAAAGACCTGGACCTCGACCTGGCCGGTCGCGACGTCATCCTCGTTGAGGACATCGTGGACAGTGGCCTGACCCTGAACTACCTGCGCCGCAACCTTCTGGCCCGTAACCCGGCCAGCCTCGAGGTCTGCGCCCTTCTGGTTCGGGAGAACCATCGGGTGGACGGGGCCGTCCTTCGGTACGAGGGCTTCCGGGTCCCCGGCGACTTCCTGGTGGGCTATGGGTTGGACGTCAACGAGCGCTTCCGGAACCTTCCCGACATCCGGGTCGTGGTTTCGGAGCCCGACGACGGGGAGTCCGGGTGA
- the folK gene encoding 2-amino-4-hydroxy-6-hydroxymethyldihydropteridine diphosphokinase produces MSRRALLALGSNLGDRWSHLRWAVDALPDVVEVSAVYETAPVGGPDQGPYLNCVVRLETDLDARGLLELAQDRELAAGRVRGERWGPRTLDVDVLWVDGQTVDEPDLEVPHPRMFERAFVLVPLREVAPDLVGDIPDDQGEIVDVGLLDAGSRDPEV; encoded by the coding sequence ATGAGCCGCCGGGCCCTCCTGGCTCTGGGCTCCAACTTGGGCGACCGGTGGAGTCACCTGCGCTGGGCAGTAGATGCCCTGCCCGACGTAGTCGAGGTGTCGGCGGTGTACGAGACGGCACCCGTCGGCGGCCCAGACCAGGGCCCCTACCTAAATTGCGTGGTTCGCCTGGAGACCGACCTGGACGCTCGGGGCCTCCTGGAGCTGGCCCAGGACAGAGAGCTGGCTGCCGGCCGGGTCCGGGGCGAGAGGTGGGGGCCGCGCACGCTGGACGTAGACGTGCTCTGGGTGGACGGCCAGACGGTCGACGAGCCCGACCTGGAGGTCCCGCATCCCCGTATGTTCGAGCGGGCCTTCGTGCTGGTGCCCCTCCGGGAGGTGGCACCCGACTTGGTGGGCGACATCCCTGATGACCAGGGCGAGATCGTGGACGTCGGGTTGCTGGACGCCGGGTCCCGGGATCCGGAGGTCTGA
- a CDS encoding polyprenyl synthetase family protein, with protein sequence MANPTTLLDLPGMADGLRRTEDELRKVVESDDPFLTEVARHLIDAGGKRVRPALAITASLVLDEDPDVALWAVIRGGVAVELVHQGSLYHDDVMDDAETRRTVQSVNARWGNLEAILAGDYLLARASEIAADLGTEVAGLLAATIAALCEGQVREVRHAFDVDRSEEAYLASISGKTASLLATAARIGAIVADHSRDVVDAVTDFGHNYGMAFQVVDDLLDVTATDEELGKPSGNDLVEGTYTLPVIRALAGPAGDDLRSLLGGPIDSAGRDRARELVRADGAIASTRETAVGYLADARVAIDGLPTNPAVDAMLTTCDLLVERLDRTA encoded by the coding sequence GTGGCCAATCCCACCACCCTCCTCGACCTCCCTGGTATGGCCGACGGCCTCCGGCGGACCGAGGACGAGCTCCGCAAGGTCGTCGAGTCGGACGACCCATTCCTCACCGAGGTGGCCCGGCACCTGATCGACGCTGGCGGAAAGCGGGTCCGACCCGCCCTGGCGATCACCGCCTCGCTGGTCCTGGACGAGGACCCTGACGTGGCCCTGTGGGCCGTCATCCGAGGCGGCGTGGCCGTGGAGCTGGTCCATCAGGGATCCCTGTACCACGACGATGTCATGGACGACGCCGAGACCCGGCGGACCGTCCAGAGCGTGAACGCCCGTTGGGGAAACCTGGAGGCCATCCTGGCCGGCGACTACTTGCTGGCCCGGGCCTCGGAGATCGCCGCCGATCTGGGGACCGAGGTGGCCGGGCTGCTGGCTGCCACCATCGCCGCCCTGTGCGAGGGCCAGGTCCGGGAGGTGCGCCATGCCTTCGACGTGGACCGCAGTGAGGAGGCTTACCTGGCCTCCATCTCCGGCAAGACGGCCTCCCTGCTGGCTACCGCGGCCCGCATTGGGGCCATCGTGGCCGACCACTCCCGGGACGTCGTCGACGCCGTCACCGACTTCGGCCACAACTACGGCATGGCCTTCCAGGTCGTCGACGACCTGCTGGACGTGACAGCTACCGACGAGGAACTGGGTAAACCGTCGGGTAACGACCTTGTGGAGGGGACCTACACCCTGCCCGTCATCCGGGCCCTGGCCGGCCCTGCCGGCGACGACCTACGGTCGTTGCTCGGTGGTCCAATCGACTCCGCCGGCCGCGACCGGGCCCGTGAGCTTGTCCGAGCCGACGGGGCCATCGCGTCCACTCGGGAGACGGCCGTCGGCTACCTGGCGGACGCCCGGGTGGCCATCGACGGGCTGCCGACTAACCCTGCGGTGGACGCCATGCTCACCACCTGCGACCTGCTGGTGGAACGCCTCGACCGGACGGCCTGA
- the folE gene encoding GTP cyclohydrolase I FolE — MTADVGQPVDLDRIEAAVAEILVALGEDPSRDGLQETPARVARMYAEVCSGLHEDPADYLVRTFDLEHDEMVMVRDIPVYSLCEHHLLPFFGVAHVAYIPQKGGMITGLSKLARLVDGFSRRLQIQERLTSQVAGAIQHTLEPQGTLVVIEAEHLCMSMRGVQKPGAVTVTSAVHGVFRDEVSTRLEAMRFIEKGRH, encoded by the coding sequence GTGACCGCCGACGTAGGCCAACCTGTTGACCTGGACCGTATCGAGGCGGCGGTGGCCGAGATCCTGGTCGCTCTCGGCGAGGATCCCAGCCGAGACGGCCTACAAGAGACGCCAGCCCGGGTGGCCCGTATGTACGCCGAGGTTTGCAGCGGCCTACATGAGGACCCCGCCGACTACCTCGTCCGGACCTTCGACCTCGAACACGACGAGATGGTCATGGTCCGCGACATCCCCGTCTACTCGCTCTGCGAGCACCACCTATTGCCGTTCTTCGGCGTGGCCCACGTGGCCTACATCCCGCAGAAAGGCGGCATGATTACCGGCCTCTCCAAGTTGGCCCGCCTTGTAGATGGCTTCTCCCGGCGCCTGCAGATCCAAGAGCGCCTGACCTCCCAGGTGGCCGGTGCTATCCAGCACACCCTGGAACCCCAAGGCACCCTGGTGGTTATCGAAGCCGAGCACCTGTGCATGTCCATGCGCGGGGTCCAGAAGCCGGGGGCGGTCACCGTCACCTCGGCGGTCCACGGCGTGTTCCGAGACGAGGTCTCCACTCGCCTGGAGGCCATGAGGTTCATTGAGAAAGGTCGGCACTGA
- a CDS encoding zinc-dependent metalloprotease gives MNEVFVDWSLAEQVAVRVANRAPFGGAHHLEGLTREFDVHTARAEELVATTTGLRALSGDARARVVDRADWIRANLASLQRLLRPLFERMADSPGGGPSALATRIGAVELGVVLGWMSTRVLGQYDLLVLEDEAAEDQDLVYYVGPNLVALERRYAFSTTDFRLWLALHEVTHRAQFMGVPWMREHYLGLVSGILDGNETESFDLTAALRSLVDRRRSGDPADGRSGGGVLGAISSPEQQANLDRIAGLMSLLEGHGDVTMSRAGEGIVEGADRFARVMADRRRTASGVTRVFQRLVGLEAKLAQYAQGEAFIAAVEAHGGTALLDQVWEDPSHLPGLDEIRQPDQWIQRMASAPAEPVAG, from the coding sequence GTGAACGAGGTATTCGTCGACTGGTCCCTGGCCGAACAGGTGGCCGTTCGAGTCGCCAACCGGGCACCCTTCGGCGGAGCCCACCACCTCGAAGGCCTGACCAGGGAGTTCGACGTCCACACGGCGCGTGCCGAGGAGTTGGTAGCCACCACCACTGGGCTGCGGGCCCTATCAGGTGATGCCCGGGCCCGAGTCGTCGACCGGGCCGACTGGATCCGGGCCAACCTGGCCTCGCTGCAGCGCCTCCTGCGTCCGTTGTTTGAACGTATGGCCGACAGTCCCGGCGGCGGCCCATCGGCGCTGGCCACCCGGATCGGGGCCGTTGAGCTGGGAGTCGTACTGGGGTGGATGTCCACCCGGGTGTTGGGCCAGTACGACCTCTTGGTGCTGGAGGACGAAGCGGCTGAGGACCAGGATCTCGTCTACTACGTGGGTCCCAACCTGGTGGCCCTTGAGCGCCGGTACGCCTTCTCGACGACCGACTTTCGCCTGTGGCTGGCCCTTCACGAGGTCACCCACCGGGCCCAGTTCATGGGAGTGCCGTGGATGCGAGAGCACTACCTAGGGCTGGTGTCGGGCATCCTGGACGGAAACGAGACCGAATCGTTCGACCTGACCGCCGCCCTTCGGTCCTTGGTTGACCGGCGGCGGTCCGGGGATCCGGCCGACGGGAGGTCCGGGGGCGGCGTGCTAGGGGCCATCTCGTCACCCGAACAACAGGCCAACCTGGATCGGATCGCCGGCCTGATGAGCCTCCTGGAGGGGCACGGCGACGTAACCATGAGTCGGGCCGGGGAGGGCATCGTGGAGGGCGCCGATCGCTTCGCCCGGGTCATGGCTGACCGTCGGCGCACCGCGTCTGGAGTAACGAGGGTCTTCCAGCGCCTGGTCGGGCTGGAGGCCAAACTGGCCCAGTACGCGCAGGGTGAGGCGTTCATCGCCGCCGTGGAGGCCCACGGTGGCACCGCTTTGCTGGACCAGGTTTGGGAGGACCCGTCCCACCTGCCTGGCCTCGATGAGATCCGCCAGCCCGACCAGTGGATCCAGCGGATGGCATCCGCCCCAGCTGAGCCAGTGGCCGGCTGA
- a CDS encoding UvrD-helicase domain-containing protein, protein MAPFDPDPVPNGVSPRPVEGLSEGLNPAQLDAVTHPMGPLLVVAGAGSGKTRVLTRRIAHLVGERGVSPFALLAITFTNKAAGEMKERVAALVGPVAHRMWVSTFHSACVRILRRDAEQLGYPSRFSIYDQGDAVRLTSHVVRDLNLDTKRFPSRAIHAAISTAKNEGRSATTYAEQAVGPYERHLGEVFAEYQTRLRKAGAMDFDDLLDNAVRLLREHPDVLEHYRQRFEHVLVDEYQDTNRVQNDLVMLLGAGHRNVCAVGDSDQSIYRFRGADIRNILEFERTFPDATVVVLDQNYRSSQTILDAANAVITKNPGRKPKELWTAAGPGDRIVRFRADDEVDEAAWVAGRLRALRAEGRPWSELAIFYRTNAQSRAVEEQLVRLGVPYRVVGGTRFYDRREVRDAMAYLKLAANPADEVAARRVLNVPRRGVGDTSVARVDARAVANDVGFMGALRSAEEAGVTGRAAAGIRSFLALVDDLAATLDDGPGNILERALDRSNYLDELRAEHTIESEGRLENLAELVGVASEFTDVDEFLERVGLVADTDDLPDGGEDDDVGQVVLMTMHAAKGLEYPVVFVVGMEDGVFPHQRALGDPDELEEERRLAYVGITRARERLHLSHAWSRMLHGQTQYNPPSRFLSEIPDDLMVDAEESRTATRQDGGWGSRGSRGSREGDTASDRGWFDPTPPRHRPDDEPAGTVFGGGRGPSESASGPSSTGAHELGLQPGDDVVHRAWGDGVVESVHGEGDRAEAVVRFAAKGEKRLLLAWAPLERPGT, encoded by the coding sequence ATGGCTCCCTTCGACCCGGATCCGGTTCCCAACGGGGTGAGTCCCCGTCCGGTGGAGGGGTTGTCCGAAGGCCTGAACCCAGCCCAACTGGACGCCGTCACCCACCCGATGGGTCCCCTACTGGTGGTGGCCGGGGCCGGCTCGGGAAAGACCCGGGTCCTGACCCGACGCATCGCCCACTTGGTAGGGGAGCGAGGGGTGTCACCGTTTGCACTGCTGGCCATCACCTTCACCAACAAGGCGGCCGGAGAGATGAAGGAGCGGGTGGCCGCCCTGGTGGGTCCGGTGGCCCACCGGATGTGGGTCTCGACCTTTCACTCGGCCTGCGTGCGGATCCTGCGCCGGGACGCCGAGCAACTCGGATACCCGTCCAGGTTCAGCATCTACGACCAGGGCGACGCTGTACGCCTCACCAGTCACGTGGTTCGTGACCTGAACCTAGATACCAAGCGGTTTCCGTCTCGGGCCATCCACGCTGCTATCTCGACGGCCAAGAACGAGGGCCGGTCAGCGACCACCTACGCCGAGCAAGCCGTCGGCCCCTATGAACGCCACCTAGGCGAGGTGTTTGCCGAGTACCAAACCCGGCTCCGTAAGGCTGGGGCCATGGACTTCGACGACCTGCTGGACAACGCCGTTCGACTCCTCCGCGAGCACCCCGACGTCCTGGAGCACTACCGGCAACGGTTCGAGCACGTGCTGGTCGATGAGTACCAGGACACCAACCGGGTCCAGAACGACCTGGTGATGCTGCTGGGTGCCGGGCACCGCAACGTCTGCGCGGTGGGCGACAGCGACCAGTCCATCTACCGTTTCCGGGGCGCCGACATCCGCAACATCTTGGAGTTCGAGCGGACCTTCCCGGATGCCACCGTGGTGGTCCTGGACCAGAACTACCGGTCCTCGCAGACCATCCTCGACGCCGCTAACGCCGTCATCACGAAGAACCCGGGCCGTAAACCCAAGGAACTGTGGACGGCCGCCGGTCCAGGCGACCGCATCGTCCGCTTCCGCGCGGATGACGAGGTGGACGAGGCGGCGTGGGTGGCGGGTCGCCTCCGGGCGCTCCGGGCTGAGGGCCGTCCCTGGTCGGAGCTTGCCATCTTCTACCGCACCAACGCCCAGAGCCGGGCCGTGGAGGAACAGCTGGTCCGGCTTGGCGTGCCGTACCGGGTGGTAGGCGGCACTCGGTTTTACGACCGGCGAGAGGTACGCGACGCCATGGCCTACCTGAAGCTGGCCGCCAACCCGGCCGACGAGGTAGCGGCACGACGGGTGTTGAACGTGCCACGGCGAGGCGTGGGTGACACCTCAGTAGCCAGGGTGGACGCCCGGGCGGTGGCCAACGACGTCGGCTTCATGGGGGCTCTGCGGTCCGCTGAGGAAGCAGGCGTCACCGGACGGGCGGCCGCAGGGATTCGTTCCTTCCTAGCTCTGGTGGACGACCTGGCCGCCACCTTGGATGACGGACCGGGGAACATCTTGGAACGGGCGCTGGACCGGTCGAACTACCTCGACGAGCTGCGGGCCGAACACACCATTGAATCCGAAGGCCGGTTGGAGAACCTGGCCGAGCTGGTCGGCGTGGCCTCCGAGTTCACCGACGTGGATGAGTTTCTTGAGCGGGTCGGGCTGGTAGCCGACACCGACGATCTGCCTGACGGCGGCGAGGACGACGACGTCGGCCAGGTCGTTCTCATGACCATGCACGCCGCCAAGGGGTTGGAGTACCCGGTGGTCTTTGTGGTCGGAATGGAGGACGGCGTCTTCCCCCACCAGCGGGCACTCGGCGATCCGGACGAGTTGGAAGAGGAGCGTCGCCTGGCCTACGTAGGCATCACCCGGGCCCGGGAGCGACTACACCTCAGCCACGCCTGGAGCCGCATGCTGCACGGCCAGACCCAATACAACCCACCCAGCCGGTTCCTGAGCGAAATCCCCGACGACCTTATGGTCGACGCCGAGGAGAGCCGGACGGCGACCCGCCAGGATGGCGGGTGGGGCAGCCGGGGCAGTCGAGGCAGTCGGGAAGGAGACACGGCCTCGGACCGGGGTTGGTTCGACCCGACGCCTCCCCGCCACCGTCCGGACGACGAGCCGGCGGGCACGGTGTTCGGTGGTGGCCGCGGGCCCTCTGAGTCGGCGTCGGGCCCCTCGTCCACCGGCGCCCACGAGTTGGGCCTGCAGCCTGGCGACGATGTGGTCCACCGGGCCTGGGGCGACGGCGTGGTCGAGTCGGTGCACGGTGAGGGAGACCGAGCCGAGGCGGTCGTGCGTTTCGCCGCCAAGGGCGAGAAGCGTCTGCTCCTGGCCTGGGCCCCCCTGGAGCGCCCGGGGACCTGA
- the tilS gene encoding tRNA lysidine(34) synthetase TilS encodes MTASDDTGPAAGLRPADLLDRCAFPPAGTPVDCAVSGGPDSMALLVLALDAGLEVTAWHVDHGLRPTSADEGAWVVRTATDRGATARSVVAQVEPGSNLEERARDVRRAVLPPGVLTGHTADDQAETVLLNLLRGAGVPGAAGIGAPQRRPLLALRRHETSALCTAVGLQPVCDPMNNDPRFVRNRLRHEVMPLLAEISGRDPVPLLARHAARAREAAGLLAGLVADVDPTDVRSLSDLSDDLVRLALRSWLTDRDAGRSPDAASVERVLDVVRGRVRAAEVVGGHRVTRSAGRLSHGHR; translated from the coding sequence GTGACGGCATCCGACGACACTGGCCCGGCGGCTGGCCTACGACCCGCTGACCTGCTGGACCGCTGCGCCTTTCCCCCCGCCGGGACCCCGGTGGACTGCGCGGTGTCCGGTGGTCCCGATTCCATGGCGCTCCTGGTGCTGGCCCTTGACGCCGGCCTGGAGGTCACGGCATGGCACGTCGACCACGGCCTACGACCCACCTCGGCCGACGAAGGGGCGTGGGTGGTCCGGACAGCTACCGACCGCGGGGCGACGGCCCGTTCGGTGGTGGCCCAGGTGGAACCAGGTTCGAATCTCGAAGAGCGGGCCCGGGACGTCCGGCGGGCCGTCCTCCCGCCCGGGGTACTCACCGGGCACACGGCCGACGACCAGGCCGAGACAGTGCTGCTCAACCTGCTTCGGGGGGCCGGAGTGCCGGGAGCGGCCGGCATCGGGGCGCCGCAGCGACGTCCCCTGCTGGCCCTACGTCGCCACGAGACGTCAGCCCTGTGCACGGCCGTCGGCCTGCAGCCGGTTTGCGACCCTATGAACAACGACCCGCGTTTCGTCCGCAACCGGCTCCGCCACGAGGTGATGCCGTTACTGGCCGAGATCTCGGGCCGTGACCCGGTGCCGCTGCTGGCCCGGCATGCTGCACGGGCCAGGGAGGCGGCCGGACTACTGGCCGGCCTAGTGGCCGATGTCGACCCGACGGACGTACGGTCCCTATCCGACCTATCTGATGACCTAGTCCGCCTGGCCCTTCGGTCCTGGCTGACCGACCGCGACGCCGGCCGTTCGCCCGACGCCGCCTCGGTAGAGCGGGTGCTTGACGTGGTTCGGGGCCGAGTCCGCGCTGCCGAGGTGGTGGGCGGCCACCGGGTGACTCGCTCAGCGGGCCGCCTCTCCCATGGGCACCGCTAG
- a CDS encoding type III pantothenate kinase, whose product MLLTIDVGNTQTVLGLYEADAAVSAADAGLVDHWRVRTDHDRTSDEHAVLIRNLLRQSGRDLEETVTGLAMCSGVPRVLASLREMVDRYIDFEPVIIEPGVKTGMPILYDNPREVGADRIANAVGAYDLYGGPTVVVDFGTGNNFDVISADGEFMGGAIAPGVEISLDALFGRAAALRAVELVEPRSVIGKSTVESLQSGAVFGFAAQIDGMVNRFRDELGSCTVVATGGLAHIIAPVASTIEHVEPFLTLHGLRLVYERNR is encoded by the coding sequence ATGCTGCTGACCATCGACGTGGGTAACACCCAGACCGTCCTGGGCCTCTACGAGGCCGATGCCGCTGTGTCGGCGGCCGACGCCGGCCTGGTTGACCACTGGCGAGTCCGCACCGACCACGATCGCACCTCCGACGAGCACGCCGTCCTCATCCGCAACTTGCTGCGCCAGTCGGGACGGGACCTGGAGGAGACGGTCACCGGTTTGGCCATGTGCTCCGGGGTGCCACGAGTGCTGGCCAGCCTGAGGGAGATGGTCGACCGCTACATCGACTTCGAGCCGGTGATCATCGAGCCGGGCGTGAAGACCGGGATGCCGATCCTCTATGACAACCCCCGGGAGGTTGGCGCCGACCGGATCGCCAACGCCGTGGGTGCCTACGACCTGTACGGCGGTCCTACGGTCGTCGTGGATTTCGGAACCGGCAACAACTTCGACGTCATCTCGGCCGATGGGGAGTTCATGGGAGGGGCCATCGCTCCGGGCGTGGAGATCAGCCTGGATGCCCTGTTCGGACGGGCCGCTGCCCTACGGGCCGTCGAACTGGTCGAACCTCGAAGCGTGATCGGCAAGAGCACGGTGGAGTCACTGCAGTCGGGGGCCGTGTTCGGGTTTGCCGCCCAGATCGACGGGATGGTGAACCGCTTCCGCGACGAGCTTGGGAGCTGCACTGTGGTGGCCACCGGCGGCCTGGCCCACATAATCGCCCCGGTGGCCTCGACCATCGAGCACGTGGAGCCCTTCCTGACCCTCCACGGGCTCCGCCTGGTGTATGAGCGGAACCGGTGA